The Carassius gibelio isolate Cgi1373 ecotype wild population from Czech Republic chromosome A1, carGib1.2-hapl.c, whole genome shotgun sequence region gATGAATCCATCCAGTCGGAGGAGATCAAACATCCctgtgtttgaataaatattttaagagaATGATTCATTCTATAAGTCTCTTAGTAGAGTTTTGGACACTTGCTGAATTAAGGATAGCATACTAACATACTACTCTCTCTATTTTTTGACATAtaataattaaagtttattttaaataaacgttcttttgaactttgtttgtgaaagaatcctgaaaaaaaaaacatgatttccataaaaacattaagcagcttggctgttttttaaccttgataataataataaatggtctTTGAgcagcagaaaattcagcttttccagaatatatttaaatagaaaacttttaatttaacaatatttttactgtactttaactctaaCTTTAACTGCCATTGACGAGTTATCTAATCATTTAGAAGACAACACTTCCCCACCATTGACAAGTTTTTACGActttttgtgttttcactgttatacccGAGTGTATAAAGTCGTAAAACACTTTTACACATCTTCTGAAGAAAATCTCCTCCCCAACAAAAACACACGTGAGCAGGACAGAGAAACAagcattatattaaaaataatgagatcatcagcaatagacagcatataaatgaaaactgcataatgttaaagAGTAAAATGTTTCTCCAGGAAGTGGTACATGTCTGTGAAAGCTTTGGAAGTATTGATGGAGCGATTTACTGGATTTTTGCTTTGATAATCATACTAaatattatccagatgtagtttttgacaaaaatcttattttctcagcttttttctaaaaatgtggcacttttatgaaacctacctatattcaagcgttgataaaaataataataatgctttataggtgcaatgtgtaatatttacaacaatctgtttacataaatgcaatataatatacataactatgttttcagaggtgtataaagacCTTACTTAATggacatttatgtttttattaccttagattGAGCAATTTATATCTACATACACCACGGGTCCCCTTGAATGGAAGTCGGCACCATGTTTCTACAGTAGCCCTAAATGGACAAAATGCTCTACAGAGTGCGTTTCGTCACTTTTTTGTTCTTGCGAATAAAACACTGAAACAATGATGAACAAGTACATTTACCCTCTGAGGTCTATGGGGTTTTGAGGGCCTagagaagttttgacatgccctgactttagtgttttttttttcagttgcttctatacatatacatggctaaaatctgaaaacactgtattcagtacaaacagggctacaataatatgtaaatagcatGTATATACAGGATTTTTCACTTAACAAcgtttatgcatggttagtgtaaaactaaaaactaaaaaagtcacagtaaaagttcataaaaaaacatacagaatattTGTTCACAAGACTGCCAAAcatggagcttgtagcctagaatgtTTGAttcaaaattatgtgaaaatcatcttgtttacaataacatgatttaaattttctaagacactttttgtttgtaaagggcatattgtgatttacaccttagaagacaaaggcccgcataatgagctgcataatgagcctttcagtcaggtgtgtgactgagagggaagagttacaagaaagaatgtgaggacaaaataaatgtatatatttttatgtttgtagtttattttcaatatatttaattatcccacaaaataatttgaGATTAACTTCCAAGTGTAGTTAAACAACTTATTAAGAACATTCAaggctgactttcaaagctgaatttttagtaattactccagtcacacaatccttcagaaatccttctaatattctgatgttttattaaaaaaaattatatgtgtgtatatggcTATATGGCTGAAATTATGGTATAAGTGTTATGCTAAAACATCTTGCGGACCGGGAACCGCCGGCCTGTTTACTGGTCGCTGGTTGCCCTCCGGCGTGCgttgctcctggaccacccttcggggaaaaggCGGCGCACGCTGCCCAACCTCTCTGTGTTGGGTGGCCTCCGCCAGCTCGATGGCCTCGACCAGCTCGTCGATGTTGGATGGGTTCCGCATGCCGGCTGCCTGACAAAGCGGGCAGGGAAGGACTCGGAGGAGGCGGTCAACCACTACGCACTCGTATGCCCATTGTGCCTCTCCCGTTAAAGAGTGGTGCCATGATCTGTGCCCACTCCTCCTTGGGCCACGCCTCCCACGCAGCAATGGTTTTCGAACATCTGGAGATATATCGGTGCATCATCATGTGTCGTCATTTTCGGCAGCAACTGCTGGTCAGTGGCAATGAGGAGCACGGCGAGCTCATGTTCGGTGTCCCCTTGCCgggaggccatgtgctccataaattgctgaaaaaagaaaaagaaaaacgtcTTCTTCTTGTGGTGCGCTGGGCTGTTCTGTGTGGGTCCGTGTTTTCCCTGTGCGGtggggctggcggtcacacaCTGCTTTCTGTGGAAACAACAGAAGACAGGGGTTAGCCGAGTCGAtatctctcacctctgtgttcgTTTGCTGGGCAGGTGTGACTGCTCGGTTTCCAGGGTgacgctgatgagagctcgggGCACTTGTCACAATGtatactgactccaagcttttgaatggtatagtgtatactGTTGAACTTGGAGTAagaatggatgctgaaaatttagctttgatcacaggaataaattacattttaaaatatattcaaatagaaagcagttactttaaatagtaaaaatattgaaCAATTTTACTGCTTTAGCAAACTGGTATTGTGTcatgttgaaatatataaatgaacatcACATAACTAGCATTTCCTAAGGGTATATTGTTTATGTGCTCTTAAACTAAATGATAAACTACATTATTAAACCTTATTTTGATGGTCACTGATAATAGTAGTATCATAATGTACTTcaagacttactcatgtttatgatctctgctggatTAAGcgctttattcagttttttttctgttaaagagATTTTTGCGCAGGTTCTGGCGTTggcatggttttataaatctgcAAACTTTTGGCCGTACACAAAATCTAggtgtattgcatattcaaatattcatagaGCAAAATATACTGGAGTCCATTAAATTTGAGGgaaaatcatcaaaattgctGGCAGTGGCTGGTAAGTTTTTTCAAAAACGcaggcagggaaagagttaaattaaattacataaaacattcTTACCAACCCCATTCAATACTATAGGTTTTTCTGATTATTGAAATTATTGTACGTGCACTCcaattttgcatttattcattttgtagATGTTTTCCCCCTTATTTCCTTATCTCTGCATTACAACCATTTATTAGCACATCTTATGTTCGCAGATCATCATAACAGTTCATCAGCTCTTTCCCGTTAGTGTTCCTGCATAGAAAAACCGTCAACCTTCCATCATCCACAGGTTGAATTATTTACCATTCATTGACATACAGCCTCGCCAGCCTGTTTGTTGGTTAATTATTGATGACTGCCCATTCCGGGTTCAAAGCCTTAATAGTAAAAACATGTCTCACTCTTCCACAGTCACTCAATGCAAATCCAAACAAATCTTAATTTGTGATATGCCTCACGTTGTTCATTGCACACAGAGAAAAGCAATTAAGATGTCAGAGCATTTCAGGCTGGAAGTGTGAGACTGTGCAAGATTCATCAAGCTAGCAAGTGGAAAAGCCTGTAGGAGCACTTcctgaggctggggtcaaaggtcacatgaGGGTTCTTAAGCCTGCGTTGAGCCAGGTGCTTGTGGATGTTTGAATGATTACTGCGGGTTTAACAAGGTCACCCTCCAATCAAATTGATTGAGAGTTAATTTCAGATCTCACACTCTTGATTTTTCTGTGAAATTCCAGCAGCTTCTTTGTTTGCTTTGTGTTGGTTTCTATGGAGACGCCAGTACATGTGTCATGCAATGGAGACCTGACTAAAGACTGTGTTTAAAGGAAAAACTTCAGTAAACATTACAGACACTGTTGTTCATTTGGCTGAAATTATGGTATAAGTGTTCAATCTATTGTTCTATCTGTGCATAATTTGTCCCCCATCAAGGAATTCAAGCATTGTCTAAACACTTTGGGATCGCCTCTGGGTGACCATGCTCTAAAGCACATGTGGAATCAATCCAATTGAGAAGCAAGACGTCATTAGTGGGGTGACAGGAAGCCTAAAAGTACACCTGGCACAGCGCATATTAGCTTTTGCTCTTCAGCAAGCGAGttgtggtgtgtgtatgtgtttgctcaAGCAGTCAGAAAAACCTTGAGGCCCCAAGTCTTCCCCCCACGCCAGTCAGAACAATGCCTGCCTTGGTGGGGAAAGCTTTTACGGCAGCAGGTCTGGCCAGTgcatgtctgcacaccatggtGGTGTTATAGTCGTACCAGgctgtggcgagtggggtggggccgagaggcgtgggaacgaggagtgaggccaggtgtagtgattggagatgagctacacctgcgccccaccgccagtatcgagtcccacgtaggagatggaaggatataaaactggagccaTTATTGAGAGCCATTTCTACAGAAGCAGCGTCTGGATTGGGCTCCTGATCTTCTGAAGAGCCCTCAGATTGTTTCTCAGAGTCCACTCTCATTACGGAGTCATTGTCGACTTCCTTCTTTGCATCTATAAGATCAACAAATGGTTTGCCATGTTTTAGCTCAATTGTGGCTTCTCTGTCCTTGTTTTTGTATCGTGAATGATCTTCGTTCTGCGATGCGCTCTCTTCACTGCCAGCTGAAGAGTTCTGCCGCTTCTCCGACTACTTCTTGAAGCGTTTCTGGATTTTTCTGGGGCACCACACAAACTTGTCTTTGGGCTCAAAGTGCTGAAAGGCGTAGCGCACCAGCTTCCTGCGCTCACGCTTGTCCCGCACAGCAAACAGGAAGTAGTCGAGCACGCTGCGTTTAACGCTGCTGAGGGTCTTTCTGACGAGGGTCTCCTCCAGGAAGAAGCGCACCAGGGGGGCTTGGAAATGCTCAAAACCGAGCTCTCCCAGGCTCTTGAGTATCCTTGTGATTCGGAGATTATTGTGCATGTTTCTCTCTAGATTGGCGAATCGCTCCCTCCAGTTCTCGGCGCGCTTCACCTTCCCCCTTTCCCTGCTGAGCAGCTGTATGCTGTAGAAACCCAGCATGAGCTCATAGGAATCCAGAAGACGACTCTTAGCTTCATCGCTCTCCCTGAAGGCTTGGATTTCCTTTGTGGTGAGCTCTGCAGCCATGTAGTTGACCCCTGGCTCTCGCAGAGGAAAAAACCACTGAATGTAGGAGTGAACTCTCTCCAGCCTCTTGTAATCGGTTTTCCACTCGGTGTGAAACATCTCAATCGACACATCATCAGGTGATGATTTTATTTCATTGAGATAGAATTTTAAATTAGTCATTCTTTCTTCTGGACATTCCTCTTCACTGATGTTTGGATATCCGTGTCTGTAGTTCTGCATGTCCTTGGCCGCTCGGAGGTTTCTTGAGGAAGAGTTGGACCAGAATGCGGGCCGTGTTTTCTTGCTGCGGCCGGTGTTCTCCAGCTCGTCCCCGTCGCTCTCCGTGTACCgcgtttcggcaccactgtaacgataaaaacttcctattcattgggaagaaggaggcgggaaccggcgcacaatcaaaacattttaataattgaaaaataaacacaaaacagcacaccagcccctcacggacgactggtgcgctcaaaataaaaagcaaacataaaataatgtcccaggcctggtcctctctcgtccttcactatagtcgctccagttttatatccttccatctcctacgtgggactcgatactggcggtggggcgcaggtgtagctcatctccaatcactacacctggcctcactcctcgttcccacgcctctcggccccgccccactcgccacatacccccatcgcccctcgcaggccggggagtaccctcgagactgcgctctaccccccccccccttccctccgggggggaccgctcacggggacctgcgggaacctgggggtaggacagacgaggcgagagaaaaggagatggaaggaggagcgacagggacgagagaggggagagagaaaaaaaaaaaaaaaaattccggttcccagacgcactgctgcccggccctccaccggctgggtgatctcctccgcggtgcccggcggtggcactggacggccctcggcggacggcacgacactcctccgccacccggtggacggcgacggctcctccgattttgggcagcggcaggagtcccccgttccctgcccctccggattctatcacggaggcagcaggctccggccccctggcaaaaggcgccgactcctccgctccctcacggacggcagccgcccctccatatcgtgggcggccggcagagAGCTCGCCCGTCCctggcaactcgctccagcccaccgcctcgagcgtccatggcggcacatacttcgcctgctcgagggcactgcggattcaccacagcggcgagggatcttcagcagcgcgtccctccttctcccgggtttcggcaccactgtaacgataaaaacttcctattcatcgggaagaaggaggcgggaaccggcgcacaatcaaaacattttaataattgaaaaataaacacaaaacagcacaccagcccctcacggacgactggtgcgctcaaaataaaaagcaaacataaaataatgtcccaggcctggtcctctctcgtccttcaatatagtcgctccagttttatatccttccatctcctacgtgggactcgatattggcggtggggcgcaggtgtagctcatctccaatcactacacctggcctcactcctcgttcccacgcctctcggccccgccccacaaCATGCTTAAGGACCGGAGTGAGAGCAAAGGGGTAGATTCAGGTGGATGCTCATTTTGTCATGCTCATATGGTTACATATATAACCTGAGACATTATATTGTTTGTTCAACTGTTTCTTCTATCATTCATTCTATCATTCAATCTATTGTTCTATTTATCCATCTATTGTTCTGTTGCTTTATCTTATATATTATCTATTATATCTTATATTATATCTATGACCCTTCATGGTTTTTAGTGGTTTAACTATAAAACAACACGAAATGTAAGCAATTCAGTGTTGCAAAAATCTGGAAAAAATGGCTGTGAAATCCTAGCATGACTGAAAAGCTCATATTGACACCACAAAAACCACTGAACCTCATTCTGATTCTGTGCTCACATTCAATTTCTTTGTGAGGTTGACCCTTTAAatgtgacccatattcagaatgtGTAAAACTAGCCAACTAATCAGTCGTAAGGAAGCCCAATATAATTAGACTGGTTTTGAGTTCAGCTGACCCCGATCGGGTGGTTTTCTCAGGAGGAGTTTGTATAAGATATGTTCTTTTGCTCAAAACATATATAAGGAGCACAACAAAATGCAACTGTTTTTATCCCCTGCTTCACTTCTTGGTTTATTTTGCGATAATGAGCCCCTTGCTGTGTATTATGTCctttactttgtgtgtgtgagagagtatatGCCTCTATTTCGAAGAAAGCAAGCCTGtaagataaaaataaagcaaCAACAAAGGAGGTGAAGAAGACACTACAAGCAATTTTAGAAAGaaattcagaaaaagaaaaagatcatgttgaagaaaaagagaaggacAGATTTGGCAGGTCACGGCTGTCACAGGTGAGCAGAGTGAGCGATCTTTCTCTGGCTGCTTACCCCTGTTCATTTATTCTGGATCAATTTTATTGAGTTTCATCAAGTGAGCTGCCAGGGACGATTGCTTGGCACAGCCGGCTAGATGGCAGatgctggattctgattggcagCTGGGCCGTTCCACAGACGTCCATGCTGACTGAACATTGGCTTTGGTTTGGGAGAGAGGTATCCAaagtagtgcaactgaagcagcGATAACTAGGTCTTTACAGACCGCAATTGCTTCTCACAGAAGTAAGAACGGATAGAGatcagaaaaaaacacacaaaatgaaaatgaggaTGTTGTACCATGATATTATCTCAGTATGGTCTTTACCATAATAGTATACCATGGCATTCATATTCATGGCAAATCATATTTCATAGACTGTACcagtatattaatattaaagggggggggggggtgaaatgctatttcatgcatactgagttttttacactgttaaagagttggattcccatgctaaacatggacaaagttccaaaaatacctcttccggtttgtcacatgtttctgaaagttttattcgagtatgggtctgtgtgacgttagatggagcggaatttccttatatgggtcctaaggcacttctgccagaagagtgcgcgctcccgtatagcagagcagagacattcactgagagagaccgaattgtcacaaaagaagtgtgtttttggttgccaagacaatcctgcacagattaccaaaaaaaaaacagcattaagggaccagtggatggagtttatttttacagagcatcaacggagttgtgcaagtgtttttgtttgttccctacatttcgaagatgcttgttttacaaacaaggcccagtttgacgccggaattgcacatcgtttatttcttaaggataatgcagtcccaacgaaaaagggtcacgatcgtgtgttggaaccgcatgcggtgagtaaaactgcttcaaatatctctgtgttgatAACTTAGCTATCaccgcgtaagcacatcaagtaaacaacatgcgatgttgtcatcaaactgcactttccacatgtacagcttaaaaaaaaaaaaaaaaaaaaaaaaaaaaaagacgacataaagtggaacttagtcattttccaaaactgctaagcaaatatatacagtttcagtacataccacatagagacgtcgttgctgatgctgctcttgttcaatttcagcctctggatctgattctggatcataaatatacgctgaatctgagtgttagccatggtttgttttggatgtttttttcctcacggtaatgtcatagcttccaaacgctctcaacgcaaaagcctactcgcgctcgtgattctttagctccgcccacatgtcacgcctccagccactcgtgtttttttctggaaaaatcggtacagactatctttctcttatgaatataataaaactaaagtctttttggagttatgaaggatgcagtactactctataggtactcaagattagcaggatattgagtgaaaacgagcatttcatcccccttTAAGACAACCATATTAATGTAGTACCAACATGTTGAATGTtatttaggggggggggggggtgaaatgcaagtaattgaacaagagcagcagaatcaacgactacagcaggacgtctctttgtggtatgtactgaaactgtatatatttgcttagcggttttggaaaatgactaagttccactttatgttgtcttttttattttttttttttttttaaggtgtacattcggaaaatgcagttttatgccaacatcgcatgttgtttacttgatgtgcttatgcaccgatagctaagttaacaagacagagatatttgaagcagttttactcaccgcctgcggttccaacacacaatcgtgaccctttttcgttgggactgcattatcctaaagaaataaacgatgtgcaaatccggcgtcaaactgggccttgtttgtaaaacaagcatcttcgaaatgcaggggaacaaacaaaaacacttgcacagctccgttgatgctctgtaaaaataaactccatccactggtcccttaatgctgttttttttttttttttaatggggtgggggggtggggtggtggtaatctgtgcagggttgtcttgccctggcaaccaaaaacacacttcctttgtgacatttcgctctcgctctgatcagtgaatgtctctgctctgctatacgggagcgcgcactcttctggcagaagtgcccttaggacccatataaggaaattccgctccatctaacgtcacacagacccatactcgaaattttttttcccaaacttgtgacaaaccggaagaggtatttttggaacaaaaatactccttcaaacgtacaacttcattttttaaactttgtccatgtttagcatgggaatccaactctttaacagtataataatattatatgattatataaataattatacttaaatatttattataaatattaatacaaaatacatttataaatagaatacaaaaataacatttattgttatataaacataattactaatatattattttaatatattttttattaatttctaataCAAATACAGTGTTTCCCACAGGATTTTTTGAGACTTAATGAGATTAATTAGAAAAGTTACGATGTCAGGTTTGCGTTCACCATGGATCTGTTCTACTCTTTGAACTTTCACATACTGTAAACAActgaatggcaaaaaaaaagctGTTCTCATTTTTTCTGTTGTCatacataaaacatatataaatagtgACTAAACATGACCTATTAATATCCAGGAGTAACTCTCACTTTACTCCTTAAATCCTGATTTATAAGAGCGACATTTTCTGATAAAATCAACATAGCTCTATACTAAAGAGCGACCATATGTGGAAGGTTTGGctatatttcttttttgttttttgcctcATGCAGCACACTGCCTGTGTCTGAGTAACAAACTGCACATCAACAGGCGAACTATGTTCATGTTTATAAGCCCAAAAAGTCCGTAAGAGACTTGGAAGCTTGGAAACAGTTTTATACTCATTTACTGATGAGTCTGCTGCGGTACGGCCAGCTGAACACGCTGGTTCTCTGCCGCTCACTGCACAGAACAGAGACCGAGAAAAACGACACTGTGCTGGGGAAGTCAGACCAAATCTTACAACTGAACTGAACCATAGCTAAGGTTTATCCCAAAAAGTTGCTAGGTTTGTCAGTATGTAccttttatggaaaaaaaaaatgctaaaaggaTCTGAAAGTTGCAAAATATAGTGCTAAAGTCACACTCTTATGTGTGAGGTGTGGGAGCTGATGGCAGGGGGCGGCGGATATTTGTGGCGGTCAACATGGATATTGTGGTGGGCTGCCACAAATAAAGCAATGTATAGGGGAACCCTGAAATacccttttaaatatttttgtgtacTGACCTCAAATATCATCTCGTTTGTGTGACCTAGTTTGAATTAACTGAATTTGAATTAATCACAGGACATAAGTTCACTCACACAAGGGCCTGCacgtaattataaaaaaataaaaataaacttaatgacCTCAGTGTCTGAATTTCTCGCTGTTCACATTGGGATGCAGGCAGCTCTGTGAATGTTTATGTGCTTATTAGACTGCTGATGGTGATTTGTACACACTTTGGACACACTGACGGTCAATATGACCTTTTCTCTCAGGACTAGCACTGATGATGACTCTATGAGCCTAGAaggtatgtttgtttgtgtccCGTGAGGTAAATAAGGGCCAGACAGCTGTCTTCAGTCAGTCAGTACAACATGACCTTGTTTTTAGGACACAGGGAAAGCCATCTGGAGTCCTGCATGCCTTTAAACAACAAGATACTTTGATATAATGAATTTACCTTAcatttgtcctttctctttggagtgttacaagctcttggttcatgaagaagatctgtaaagttgcaaagtctcaaatccaaagagatattctttatcaaagttaagactctgccacacccccctaaaatggctcgttctaacacgcccccacatgtctatgtcactatgtgga contains the following coding sequences:
- the LOC127967194 gene encoding opioid growth factor receptor-like — its product is MPTFSSNECPRSPLTVRCIVPQGILSVPLRGAETRYTESDGDELENTGRSKKTRPAFWSNSSSRNLRAAKDMQNYRHGYPNISEEECPEERMTNLKFYLNEIKSSPDDVSIEMFHTEWKTDYKRLERVHSYIQWFFPLREPGVNYMAAELTTKEIQAFRESDEAKSRLLDSYELMLGFYSIQLLSRERGKVKRAENWRERFANLERNMHNNLRITRILKSLGELGFEHFQAPLVRFFLEETLVRKTLSSVKRSVLDYFLFAVRDKRERRKLVRYAFQHFEPKDKFVWCPRKIQKRFKK